Proteins encoded together in one Prionailurus viverrinus isolate Anna chromosome B1, UM_Priviv_1.0, whole genome shotgun sequence window:
- the LOC125164770 gene encoding tripartite motif-containing protein 75-like, whose protein sequence is MAASSALAGLQAQANCPICLDYLRDPVTTECGHNFCRCCIRQSWADLSDSFPCPVCRHPGRERHLRSNAQLGRVIDVAKLLHISRSKRARQDERHLCEKHNRVLTLFCEEDLQVLCPACVRPPDHRGHRVRPAEEAASQHRQRLGSYVEPLKRQLAVVRQLVATQDRRLLELGEQVQCQRQKLASEFEHLNQCVDRQQEAVLSRLAEEEKDIQQKLCANITAFSDHVSTLRGLLKEVAERSVMSDVKLLTDLGGVCGRCEHQEPPALYSFQLRKEGCSLPPQYLALQKIIQRFRREVTLDPETAHPHLLVSEDRTSVTFVRERPSVPQHPKRLLTDPVVLGSEGFNGGRHYWEVQLGDKSEWAVGVCEDPLSWKGRQPLSGQNRRWTVQLQDGAYVAQGAVPVTLVLKEQPRGVGVYLDCELGEISFYSLNDRSHIHSFTDAFSEVLKPYFCVGRDPKPLTICAVRDLEG, encoded by the coding sequence ATGGCAGCGTCGTCAGCCCTGGCAGGACTCCAGGCACAAGCCAACTGCCCCATCTGTCTGGACTACCTGAGAGACCCCGTCACCACCGAATGTGGGCACAACTTCTGTCGCTGCTGCATCCGGCAATCCTGGGCTGATCTCAGCGACAGCTTCCCTTGCCCCGTCTGCCGCCACCCAGGCCGAGAGAGGCACTTGAGGAGCAACGCCCAGCTGGGAAGGGTGATCGACGTCGCCAAGCTCCTCCACATCAGCAGGAGCAAGAGGGCGAGGCAGGATGAGAGGCATCTGTGTGAGAAGCACAACCGGGTCCTGACCCTCTTCTGTGAGGAGGACCTACAGGTGTTGTGTCCCGCGTGCGTGCGGCCCCCTGACCACCGGGGCCACCGGGTGAGGCCCGCGGAGGAGGCCGCCTCCCAGCACAGGCAAAGGCTCGGCAGTTACGTGGAGCCCCTGAAGAGGCAGCTGGCAGTCGTGCGGCAGCTGGTAGCCACCCAAGACAGGAGACTCTTAGAGCTGGGAGAGCAGGTGCAATGCCAGAGACAGAAGTTAGCCTCTGAGTTTGAGCACCTGAACCAGTGTGTAGACCGGCAGCAAGAGGCAGTTCTGTCGAGGCTGGCCGAAGAGGAGAAGGACATTCAGCAGAAACTCTGTGCAAACATAACGGCGTTTTCAGACCACGTTTCCACCCTCCGAGGTCTCCTGAAGGAGGTGGCCGAGAGGAGTGTGATGTCAGACGTGAAACTGCTGACGGACCTGGGGGGTGTCTGTGGCCGGTGTGAGCACCAGGAGCCCCCAGCTCTCTACTCTTTCCAGTTAAGGAAAGAAGGCTGCAGTCTCCCCCCACAGTACTTGGCTCTGCAGAAGATCATACAGAGGTTCCGACGAGAAGTTACCCTGGATCCTGAAACAGCACATCCTCATCTGCTTGTGTCTGAGGATAGGACGTCTGTGACATTCGTGAGGGAAAGGCCAAGCGTCCCTCAGCATCCAAAGAGACTTCTGACGGATCCCGTCGTCCTGGGTTCCGAGGGCTTCAACGGGGGCCGACACTACTGGGAGGTGCAGCTGGGTGACAAGAGCGAGTGGGCCGTGGGGGTCTGTGAGGACCCCCTCTCCTGGAAGGGACGGCAGCCCCTGTCAGGACAGAACAGACGCTGGACAGTTCAGCTGCAGGATGGTGCCTATGTGGCACAAGGGGCTGTTCCTGTCACTCTTGTGTTGAAGGAACAGCCCAGAGGGGTGGGCGTTTATCTGGACTGTGAGTTGGGGGAGATTTCCTTTTACAGTTTGAACGACAGGTCTCACATCCATTCGTTCACCGATGCGTTTTCTGAAGTACTAAAGCCTTACTTCTGTGTGGGGCGGGACCCTAAACCTCTTACCATCTGTGCGGTAAGGGATCTTGAAGGATGA